A window from Methanobrevibacter olleyae encodes these proteins:
- a CDS encoding TrkH family potassium uptake protein: MQGLGLLLLLPILVALIYGEYINVSAFLIPCLTSFALGTAFSKKFKSYTKLRLKHGMLISSIAWLWASLIGASIMFLSLDIHFVDALFENMSAWTGSGMTFFVNVEILPKSILFLRSLEQWMGGLGVVIIFIGILIRSGTAASRLYKSEAREEKIKPNIANTLKKALQIYLIYTAAGIALFVLVGLSIFDAINLTFTSVSTGGMSIKNANIGFYQNSLVYIISMILMILGATSFTIHYKIVKTKGKALLKDVQFQLMICLIIIASVIILLTNKMISIEELYTIVSAITTTGANVINPHELARWQSSSLIVLMVLMLIGGSSGSTVGGLKLIRIITALKGMNLTVTNLISPEGRIINTRIGGKKISGREIKEASAYIALFLMFLLCGWIIMTMYGYDPFTALFDVISVQSNNGLSTGIVYGGLPLPLKLTLIF; encoded by the coding sequence ATGCAAGGATTAGGTCTACTATTATTACTACCTATTTTAGTTGCATTAATATATGGAGAGTACATTAATGTCAGCGCTTTTTTAATTCCTTGTTTAACATCATTTGCTTTAGGAACCGCCTTTAGTAAAAAATTTAAAAGTTATACCAAACTTAGGCTGAAACATGGAATGTTAATTTCATCCATTGCATGGTTATGGGCTTCACTAATTGGAGCTTCAATTATGTTCCTTTCATTAGATATCCACTTTGTCGATGCACTTTTTGAAAATATGTCTGCATGGACTGGAAGTGGAATGACTTTTTTTGTAAATGTTGAAATTTTACCTAAATCTATCTTATTCTTAAGAAGCTTAGAACAATGGATGGGCGGACTAGGTGTTGTAATTATATTTATCGGAATCTTAATTAGATCAGGTACCGCCGCATCTAGATTATATAAATCAGAAGCAAGAGAAGAAAAAATTAAGCCAAATATTGCAAATACCTTAAAGAAAGCTCTGCAGATTTATTTAATTTATACCGCAGCAGGAATAGCTCTTTTTGTACTTGTAGGTCTTTCAATTTTTGATGCTATAAATCTTACATTTACCAGTGTTTCTACTGGAGGAATGTCTATTAAAAATGCAAATATTGGATTCTATCAAAACAGTTTAGTTTATATAATCAGCATGATTTTAATGATTTTAGGTGCAACAAGCTTTACAATTCATTATAAAATTGTTAAAACTAAAGGAAAAGCTCTCCTCAAAGATGTTCAATTCCAATTAATGATATGTTTAATTATAATAGCTAGTGTAATTATTTTGCTAACAAATAAAATGATATCCATAGAAGAATTATATACCATAGTTTCTGCAATTACAACTACAGGAGCAAATGTAATAAATCCCCATGAACTTGCAAGATGGCAAAGTTCTTCATTAATTGTTTTAATGGTTCTGATGTTAATAGGTGGTTCATCCGGATCTACTGTAGGTGGTTTAAAACTTATTAGAATTATTACTGCACTAAAAGGAATGAATTTAACCGTTACCAACCTAATTTCACCTGAAGGTAGGATAATTAATACAAGAATTGGTGGGAAGAAAATAAGTGGAAGGGAGATAAAAGAAGCATCTGCATATATAGCACTGTTCCTTATGTTTTTACTATGTGGATGGATTATAATGACTATGTATGGATATGATCCATTTACTGCATTATTTGATGTTATTTCTGTACAAAGTAACAATGGGTTAAGTACTGGAATAGTATATGGAGGATTACCACTGCCTCTTAAATTAACATTAATTTTCTAA
- a CDS encoding UPF0104 family protein: MKNKKVIIFLIFGLAIMAIMLYFIGIGEVIEALRLSNLWFVLLAIILQVFTYFLYTWRWQIINKTANMSLGIKKLIPMVLVSLAVNNITPSGRGGGEPVRAYLLAKEEHYKFEDTFATVITDRALDTFPFIVLAILTIIGIIISFSLDITWIVLLIVCVVGITAAVILLIYVCINEDFGVKLTAWIIKIVRKFYKKFNDKTEKRIVEAVISFQATMNSLLRDKDILYYALPLSFIIWVFEILRVYAVFLAFGAQVSPVLIGEVFILASLVGMIPLLPGGLGAVDGIMILFYSTAGITASISAAATVVERLISFWMTTFIGLIFLTMYGTSVLDKSFELAESEIDDEVSEEEKKFLEQLSKEDELDSDISEKSDEDSCDDVEEALIEVSDD, translated from the coding sequence ATGAAAAATAAAAAAGTCATTATATTTTTAATATTTGGTTTAGCAATAATGGCTATAATGCTATATTTTATTGGTATAGGAGAAGTTATTGAAGCTCTTAGATTATCCAATTTATGGTTTGTTTTATTAGCTATCATTTTACAGGTTTTCACATATTTCCTTTATACATGGAGATGGCAGATTATTAATAAAACAGCAAACATGTCTTTAGGAATAAAAAAATTAATCCCTATGGTTTTAGTAAGTTTGGCAGTGAATAACATCACTCCAAGTGGCCGTGGAGGGGGAGAACCAGTAAGGGCTTATCTTTTAGCAAAAGAAGAACATTATAAATTTGAAGATACTTTTGCCACTGTTATTACAGATAGGGCTTTAGATACATTCCCCTTTATTGTACTTGCTATTTTAACAATTATTGGTATAATTATTAGCTTTTCATTAGACATTACTTGGATTGTATTATTAATTGTATGTGTAGTTGGAATCACTGCAGCAGTTATTTTATTAATTTATGTATGTATCAATGAAGATTTTGGTGTAAAACTTACTGCTTGGATTATAAAAATTGTCCGTAAGTTCTATAAAAAGTTTAATGATAAAACAGAAAAAAGAATTGTTGAAGCAGTTATAAGCTTTCAAGCTACTATGAATTCATTACTTAGAGATAAAGATATTTTATATTATGCACTACCTTTGTCTTTTATAATTTGGGTATTTGAAATTTTAAGAGTTTATGCTGTTTTCTTGGCATTTGGTGCTCAAGTTTCTCCAGTTCTTATTGGTGAAGTATTTATTTTAGCATCACTTGTAGGTATGATTCCGCTACTTCCAGGTGGTCTTGGAGCGGTAGATGGTATAATGATTTTGTTTTATTCTACTGCAGGAATTACAGCATCTATAAGTGCAGCGGCAACTGTGGTTGAAAGATTAATTTCATTTTGGATGACAACATTTATAGGATTAATATTCCTTACAATGTATGGTACATCTGTTTTAGATAAATCATTTGAACTTGCTGAGTCTGAAATTGATGATGAGGTCTCTGAAGAAGAAAAGAAATTCTTAGAGCAATTATCCAAAGAAGATGAATTGGATAGTGATATTTCAGAAAAAAGCGATGAAGATAGCTGTGATGATGTGGAAGAAGCACTTATTGAAGTTTCAGATGATTAA
- the fhcD gene encoding formylmethanofuran--tetrahydromethanopterin N-formyltransferase gives MEINGVEIKDTYAEGFGIKVTRILVTAATEELAKIAATEATGYGTSVIGCPAEAGIDCFVPAEHTPDGRPGYAIMICQGGKKALDHELMERIGMCVLTAPTTAAFNLLESEDTLKTGNKLKFFGDGFEKECFIDGRKVHSIPIMSGDFLVESEFGYKDGVAGGNFFILAKDQMTGVKAAQAAVEAISKIESVITPFPGGMVASGSKVGSNKYSKFLNASTNEKMCVTLKDEVESDIRADADGVFEIVIDGVDEESVRSAMKSGIEAACAVDGVLEISAGNFDGKLGAYIINLHELF, from the coding sequence ATGGAAATTAATGGTGTAGAAATTAAAGATACTTATGCAGAAGGTTTTGGAATTAAAGTAACTAGAATTTTAGTTACTGCAGCTACTGAAGAATTAGCAAAAATTGCAGCTACTGAAGCAACTGGTTATGGAACTTCTGTAATCGGATGTCCTGCTGAAGCAGGTATTGATTGCTTTGTGCCAGCTGAGCATACTCCTGATGGCAGACCTGGTTATGCAATTATGATTTGTCAAGGTGGCAAAAAAGCACTCGATCATGAATTAATGGAAAGAATCGGGATGTGTGTTTTAACTGCTCCTACTACAGCAGCATTCAACTTACTTGAATCAGAAGACACCTTAAAAACCGGTAACAAACTCAAATTCTTCGGTGATGGATTTGAAAAAGAATGTTTTATTGATGGTAGAAAAGTACACTCTATCCCAATTATGTCTGGTGACTTCTTAGTAGAATCTGAATTCGGATACAAAGATGGTGTAGCTGGAGGAAACTTCTTTATTTTAGCAAAAGACCAAATGACTGGTGTAAAAGCAGCTCAAGCAGCTGTTGAAGCCATTTCCAAAATTGAATCTGTAATTACTCCATTCCCTGGTGGTATGGTTGCATCTGGTTCCAAAGTTGGATCCAATAAATACTCCAAATTCTTAAATGCATCTACTAATGAAAAAATGTGTGTAACTTTAAAAGATGAAGTTGAATCTGACATTAGAGCAGATGCTGATGGTGTATTCGAAATAGTTATTGATGGTGTAGATGAAGAATCCGTAAGATCAGCTATGAAATCAGGTATTGAAGCAGCTTGTGCTGTTGATGGGGTTCTTGAAATTAGCGCAGGTAACTTCGATGGTAAACTAGGTGCCTACATCATAAACTTACATGAATTATTCTAA
- a CDS encoding NAD-binding protein, producing the protein MKTLKTLLEYIKKDKTGIYGVLIILLISLYGILGSIFIMKLNLYDSIYYTVITIATVGYGDIIPISPLQKIFSVTLALAGVGILAYILTIIISSVTENLQDIRSGRIMEKKLAEMENHYVLCGYGRVGTAVFEELMKRNQKVIIIESNEDVVEDIEENDNVIALNANATEDKTLKKLNVDKSLGMIITTGSDIDNLFIVLTTRELYKDAWIVSRASKKENIKRLKHAGADKVISPETSGGTDIYFAAVQPNLVHITERHSVDYIKNELDILRKYNCHLENIEYHFHGIKTPVSRTIGVLDENEEDNFIEKINTNKNVRESLETIYSTVNEVHSHWLSGPDKFYLSMAIEELKKEGIVLGVNLSFAEINEFTKKYKD; encoded by the coding sequence ATGAAAACGCTAAAAACACTACTAGAATATATTAAAAAAGATAAAACCGGCATTTATGGAGTCCTCATAATTTTGCTTATTTCATTATATGGAATTTTAGGATCTATTTTTATTATGAAACTAAACCTATATGATTCCATTTATTATACTGTGATAACTATTGCAACTGTAGGATATGGAGATATCATACCTATAAGTCCTTTACAAAAGATCTTTAGTGTAACATTAGCTTTAGCAGGAGTGGGAATTCTTGCATATATCTTAACTATAATCATTAGTTCAGTTACAGAAAACCTGCAAGATATTAGGAGTGGAAGAATTATGGAAAAGAAATTAGCTGAAATGGAAAATCATTATGTTTTATGTGGATATGGAAGAGTGGGTACTGCAGTTTTTGAAGAATTAATGAAAAGAAATCAGAAAGTCATTATTATTGAATCAAATGAAGATGTTGTTGAAGATATTGAAGAAAATGATAATGTAATTGCATTAAATGCAAATGCTACAGAAGACAAAACTCTTAAAAAGCTTAATGTTGATAAATCTTTAGGAATGATTATTACAACTGGAAGTGACATTGACAATTTATTCATTGTTCTTACTACAAGAGAATTATATAAAGATGCATGGATTGTATCAAGAGCAAGCAAAAAAGAAAACATCAAAAGATTAAAACATGCTGGTGCAGATAAAGTTATTTCCCCAGAGACAAGTGGAGGAACTGACATTTACTTTGCAGCAGTACAACCTAATTTAGTTCATATCACTGAAAGGCATAGTGTTGATTATATAAAAAATGAATTAGATATTCTTAGAAAATATAATTGCCATCTTGAAAATATTGAATATCATTTCCATGGCATAAAAACACCTGTTTCAAGAACTATTGGTGTTTTAGATGAAAATGAAGAAGATAACTTTATTGAAAAAATCAATACCAATAAAAATGTCAGAGAATCTCTTGAAACTATTTACAGTACTGTAAATGAAGTTCATTCTCACTGGTTATCTGGACCAGACAAGTTCTATTTAAGCATGGCTATTGAAGAACTTAAAAAAGAAGGAATTGTTTTAGGAGTTAATTTAAGCTTTGCTGAAATTAATGAGTTTACTAAAAAGTATAAAGACTAA